The genomic region ATTTTGGTACTGTTTTTAGGTGCTCTAGCCCTAGGTATCGGCTTAATGGTAGGTTATGGAATCTTGGGCAAGGGTCAAGATCCATGGGCTATCCTGTCTCCAGCAAAATGGCAGGAATTGATTCATAAATTTACAGGAAATTAGGCTGGAGAACCAGTCTTTTTCTAGAGATAAGGAGAAAAATGGATAAAAAAACAAGACAGACACTGATCGGACTGCTAGTGTTATTGCTTTTATCTGCGGGAAGCTATTATATCAAGCAGATGCAGTCGACAGCTAATAGTCCTAAAACAAAGGTTAGTCAGAAAAAACAAGCGTCGGAAGCTCCTAGTCAAGAATTGGCAGAAAGTGTCTTAACAGACGCAGTCAAGAGTCAAATAAAAGGGAGTCTGGAGTGGAATGGCTCAGGTGCTTTTATCGTCAATGGTAATAAAACAAATCTAGATGCCAAGGTTCAAGTAAGCCCTACGCTGATAATAAAACAAAGACAGTGGGAAAGGAAACAGTGCCAACCGTAGCAAATGCCCTCTTGTCTAAGGCTACTCGTCAGTACAAGAATCGTGAAGAAACTGGGAATGGTTCGACTTCATGGACTCCTCCAGGCTGGCATCAGGTTAAGAATCTAAAGGGTACTTATACCCATGCGGTCGATAGAGGTCACTTGTTAGGCTATGCCTTAATCGG from Streptococcus mitis NCTC 12261 harbors:
- a CDS encoding DNA-directed RNA polymerase subunit beta, which gives rise to MNKKSSYVIKRLLLVILVLFLGALALGIGLMVGYGILGKGQDPWAILSPAKWQELIHKFTGN